The Osmerus eperlanus chromosome 22, fOsmEpe2.1, whole genome shotgun sequence genome window below encodes:
- the soul4 gene encoding heme-binding protein soul4, with the protein MALISLDDLEGFDEEQLDDDITDNPEPVGDEEQERLYNHWQAVASTHQVSVPQEMTGPIQEMTRRNQEREPVPSVTISRHEKLGEVVYEERMYPAGHWACVTKGEKLYEQSISMGFMKLMRFICKENSAGRYLGMTVPIVNNIHITEDGFTFKKDILTAYYLPAEFQANPVQPTDPDIIIVRREAFRVITRIFYGTTTEETITQQINMLWEILGATDDVHRDSYMVAVYENPGVTCRRNEIWFIRREP; encoded by the exons ATGGCTCTCATCTCCCTGGATGATCTTGAAGGATTTGATGAGGAACAGCTGGACGATGACATCACAGACAATCCCGAGCCAGTGGGTGATGAGGAACAGGAAAGATTATACAACCACTGGCAGGCAGTCGCCAGCACACATCAGGTCTCTGTCCCTCAAG AAATGACCGGACCAATACAGGAAATGACGAGGCGGAACCAAGAGCGGGAACCGGTGCCATCTGTCACCATTTCTCGACATGAAAAG CTTGGCGAGGTGGTGTATGAGGAGAGAATGTACCCTGCCGGACACTGGGCCTGCGTCACAAAAGGGGAGAAACTGTATGAACAAAGCATTTCCATGGGTTTCATGAAACTGATGCGCTTCATTTGCAAGGAGAACTCGGCAG GACGCTACCTTGGGATGACGGTGCCTATTGTAAATAATATCCATATCACAGAGGATGGCTTTACTTTTAAGAAGGACATCTTGACAGCATACTACCTTCCTGCAGAGTTTCAAGCCAACCCAGTCCAGCCCACTGATCCGGACATTATCATTGTCCGCAGGGAGGCTTTTCGAGTTATCACCCG GATTTTCTATGGCACGACCACAGAGGAGACCATCACACAGCAGATAAACATGCTGTGGGAGATACTGGGCGCCACAGACGACGTGCACCGAGACTCCTACATGGTGGCCGTCTACGAGAACCCGGGGGTGACCTGCCGCAGGAACGAGATCTGGTTTATTCGTCGAGAACCCTAA